The Triticum aestivum cultivar Chinese Spring chromosome 3A, IWGSC CS RefSeq v2.1, whole genome shotgun sequence genome includes a region encoding these proteins:
- the LOC123060135 gene encoding G-type lectin S-receptor-like serine/threonine-protein kinase At2g19130 has protein sequence MAMVPLHIMLGLLLLLHATPPCSSASGDTLAAGQVLTVGDKLVSANGRFALGFFQFHPPSNTILSKSNDTTSHSSDWYLGIWFDKIPVCTTVWVANRDDPIIDPKPNLTQLKISSDGNLVIIHQGGVLWSALAVNKNRTRTSNMKATSVVLTNSGNLVLTSASGQPLWESFDYPTDVVLPGAKFGWNKVTGLNRRGISRKSIIDPGLGSYSIELDTNGKGIVLKRRKPSVEYRVYAPETSDILKLLPRIQKILQLDPRTNGLIVPNYTNNQEEEYYIYTSPDESSSSFLSLDISGQIKLNIWSQANQSWQAVFADPVDVCTPAATCGPFTVCDANAQPPCDCMENFSKKSPQHWAFGDRTHGCTRNTPLYCTSGKNTTTSTDMFHPIAKVTLPYNSQSVNLATTRSKCEESCLSSCSCTAYSYSNSNCSVWHGKLLAVSLSDGLEISSEDVLYLRLAAKDLPSLGKDKRKPNVGVVTAASISSFGLLILMLLLVIWRKKLGWCGLPLYGNQGPSGLIAFRYTDLAHATKNFSEKLGTGGFGSVYKGSLSDSTTIAVKRLDGARQGEKQFRAEVSSIGLIQHVNLVKLIGFCCQGDNRLLVYEHMVNGSLDGHLFKSNAFVLNWDIRYQIVLGIARGLSYLHQSCRECIIHCDIKPENILLDASFFPKIADFGMAAFVGRNFSRVLTTFRGTVGYLAPEWLSGVAVTPKVDVYSFGMVLFEIISGRRNLPEACTSSGAGDRVEYFPVQVISKLCGGDMQSLVDPQLHGDFDLKQAERVCKVALWCIQDDESDRPTMGEVVRVLEGLQEIDMLPMPKLLAAITGRPNATSV, from the coding sequence ATGGCCATGGTTCCCCTCCACATAATGCTCGGCCTTCTCCTCCTCTTGCACGCTACTCCTCCATGCTCCTCGGCAAGTGGCGATACTCTCGCGGCGGGCCAGGTGCTCACCGTCGGGGACAAGCTCGTCTCAGCAAACGGCAGGTTTGCGCTCGGCTTCTTCCAGTTCCATCCACCAAGCAACACTATTCTTAGCAAGTCCAACGACACCACCTCCCACAGCTCCGACTGGTACCTTGGCATATGGTTCGACAAGATACCGGTTTGTACAACTGTGTGGGTCGCCAATAGGGACGACCCAATCATTGACCCCAAACCCAACCTCACACAGCTCAAAATCTCAAGCGATGGCAACCTTGTCATCATACACCAGGGTGGTGTACTCTGGTCCGCTCTTGCTGTAAACAAGAATAGGACACGAACCAGCAACATGAAGGCCACCAGTGTAGTCCTCACAAACAGTGGAAATCTAGTCCTCACATCAGCATCTGGCCAACCGTTGTGGGAAAGCTTCGACTACCCAACAGATGTTGTGCTCCCTGGCGCCAAATTTGGCTGGAACAAGGTCACCGGTTTGAACCGTCGGGGAATCTCGAGAAAGAGCATCATTGATCCGGGGCTTGGCTCATATAGCATCGAGCTAGACACCAATGGCAAAGGGATAGTTCTCAAGCGCCGCAAACCCTCGGTAGAGTATCGGGTTTATGCGCCCGAAACTTCAGATATATTGAAACTTTTACCAAGAATCCAAAAGATTTTACAATTGGACCCACGAACAAATGGTTTGATTGTCCCAAATTATACCAATAACCAAGAAGAGGAGTACTATATTTACACCTCGCCAGATGAATCATCCTCCTCATTTCTCTCGCTAGACATCTCTGGTCAAATCAAGCTGAATATCTGGTCACAAGCCAATCAATCTTGGCAAGCTGTATTTGCCGACCCTGTTGATGTCTGCACCCCAGCTGCAACCTGCGGACCTTTCACGGTATGCGACGCCAATGCGCAACCACCATGTGATTGCATGGAGAACTTCTCTAAGAAGTCGCCACAACATTGGGCGTTTGGCGATCGAACACATGGGTGCACCAGAAATACACCGCTATATTGCACCAGTGGCAAGAACACGACAACTTCGACAGACATGTTCCACCCAATTGCCAAAGTTACATTGCCCTACAACTCGCAAAGTGTAAACCTTGCTACCACTCGTAGTAAGTGTGAGGAATCTTGTCTCAGCTCCTGCTCCTGCACGGCTTATTCCTATAGCAATAGCAATTGCTCTGTCTGGCATGGGAAACTGCTTGCTGTAAGTCTCAGTGATGGCCTTGAAATTAGTTCTGAAGATGTTCTTTACCTGCGCCTTGCCGCCAAAGATCTGCCAAGTTTGGGAAAAGACAAAAGAAAACCAAATGTTGGAGTTGTTACTGCTGCAAGCATTAGTAGTTTTGGGTTACTAATTCTCATGTTGTTGTTAGTGATTTGGAGGAAAAAACTTGGGTGGTGTGGTTTGCCTTTATACGGCAACCAAGGCCCTAGTGGGTTAATCGCGTTTAGATACACTGATTTAGCTCATGCTACAAAAAACTTCTCTGAAAAGTTGGGAACAGGTGGTTTTGGTTCTGTATATAAGGGATCATTAAGTGACTCGACTACTATAGCAGTAAAAAGGCTTGATGGTGCCCGCCAGGGGGAGAAGCAATTCAGAGCTGAGGTGAGCTCAATTGGACTGATTCAACATGTTAACCTAGTCAAACTGATTGGTTTCTGTTGCCAAGGTGATAACAGATTACTTGTGTATGAGCATATGGTTAATGGATCTCTTGATGGACATCTATTTAAGAGCAATGCCTTTGTCCTGAATTGGGACATTAGGTACCAAATAGTCCTAGGAATCGCTAGAGGACTATCCTACTTGCATCAGAGTTGTCGCGAGTGCATCATACACTGTGATATTAAGCCAGAGAACATACTGCTCGATGCATCATTTTTTCCTAAAATTGCAGACTTTGGGATGGCAGCTTTTGTGGGCAGGAATTTTAGCCGAGTCTTGACTACATTCAGAGGAACTGTGGGTTATCTTGCCCCAGAATGGCTTAGCGGAGTTGCTGTCACACCCAAAGTTGATGTTTACAGCTTTGGCATGGTACTGTTTGAGATCATATCAGGAAGGAGAAATTTACCTGAAGCATGTACTAGCAGCGGTGCTGGCGATCGTGTTGAATATTTCCCTGTGCAAGTCATCAGCAAGCTTTGCGGGGGAGATATGCAGAGTTTGGTTGATCCACAACTACATGGTGACTTTGATTTGAAACAGGCTGAGAGGGTTTGCAAAGTGGCATTATGGTGCATCCAAGATGACGAGTCTGATCGACCGACGATGGGTGAAGTGGTACGGGTTCTCGAGGGGCTCCAGGAGATCGACATGCTTCCGATGCCAAAGCTACTTGCAGCTATAACTGGACGCCCTAATGCAACTTCAGTGTAA